A window of Rhododendron vialii isolate Sample 1 chromosome 13a, ASM3025357v1 contains these coding sequences:
- the LOC131314603 gene encoding extensin-2-like, translating to MANSWPAGALLCALAICLLANNVAAEYESYTYASPPPPPYVYKSPPPPSPSPPPPYVYKSPPPPSPSPPPPYVYKSPPPPSPSPPPPYVYKSPPPPSPSPPPPYVYKSPPPPSPSPPPPYVYKSPPPPSPSPPPPYVYKSPPPPSPSPPPPYVYKSPPPPSPSPPPPYVYKSPPPPSPSPPPPYVYKSPPPPSPSPPPPYVYKSPPPPSPSPPPPYVYKSPPPPSPSPPPPYVYKSPPPPSPSPPPPYVYKSPPPPSPSPPPPYVYKSPPPPSPSPPPPYVYKSPPPPSPSPPPPYVYKSPPPPSPSPPPPYVYKSPPPPSPSPPPPYVYKSPPPPSPSPPPPYVYKSPPPPSPSPPPPYVYKSPPPPSPSPPPPYVYKSPPPPSPSPPPPYIYKSPPPPSPSPPPPYVYKSPPPPSPSPPPPYVYKSPPPPSPSPPPPYVYKSPPPPSPSPPPPYVYKSPPPPSPSPPPPYIYKSPPPPSPSPPPPYVYKSPPPPSPSPPPPYVYKSPPPPSPSPPPPYVYKSPPPPSPSPPPPYVYKSPPPPSPPPPPPPYVYKSPPPPSPSPPPPYVYKSPPPPSPSPPPPYVHKSPPPPSPSPPPPYVYKSPPPPSPSPPPPYVYKSPPPPSPSPPPPYVYKSPPPPSPSPPPPYVYKSPPPPSPSPPPPYVYKSPPPPSPLPPPPYYYSSPPPPVY from the coding sequence ATGGCCAATTCTTGGCCAGCTGGGGCACTATTATGTGCCTTGGCAATATGCTTGTTAGCTAACAATGTAGCAGCCGAATATGAGTCATACACTTATGCATCACCACCGCCGCCTCCATATGTttacaaatctccacctccacCGTCTCCTTCCCCACCACCACCCTACGTCTATAAGtctccaccacctccatcaccatcacctcctcctccatatgtctacaaatctccacctccCCCTTCTCCATCACCACCCCCGCCATATGTCTACAAATCCCCACCACCGCCGTCTCCTTCACCTCCCCCACCTTATGTTTACAAATCTCCACCACCGCCTTCTCCATCACCGCCCCCTCCATATGTCTACAAATCCCCACCGCCACCTTCTccatcaccacctccaccatacgtctacaaatctccaccaccaccatctcctTCACCTCCACCACCTTACGTctacaaatctccaccaccGCCATCTCCATCGCCACCACCTCCTTATGTTtacaaatctccaccaccaccctctCCATCACCTCCTCCTCCATATGTTTACAAGTCACCACCCCCACCATCTCCATCACCCCCACCACCATATGTTTACAAGTCACCACCCCCACCATCTCCATCACCCCCACCACCATATGTTTATAAATCCCCACCACCGCCTTCTCCATCACCACCGCCTCCATATGTttacaaatctccacctccaccatctccttcacctccaccaccatatGTCTACAAATCCCCACCGCCACCTTCTccatcaccacctcctccaTATGTctacaaatctccaccaccaccatctcctTCACCTCCACCGCCTTATGTctacaaatctccacctccGCCTTCTCCATCGCCGCCACCTCCTTATGTTtacaaatctccaccaccaccctctCCATCACCTCCTCCTCCATACGTTTACAAGTCACCACCCCCACCATCCCCATCACCCCCACCGCCATATGTTTATAAatccccaccaccaccttctCCATCACCACCGCCTCCTTATGTGTATAaatccccaccaccaccatctcctTCACCCCCACCACCTTATGTCTATAAATCTCCACCACCGCCTTCTCCATCGCCACCACCTCCTTATGTTtacaaatctccaccaccaccctctCCATCACCTCCTCCTCCATACATTTACAAGTCACCACCCCCACCATCTCCATCACCCCCACCGCCATATGTTTATAAATCTCCACCACCGCCttctccatcaccaccacctccatatgtctacaaatctccacctccacCGTCTCCTTCACCTCCACCACCTTATGTctacaaatctccacctccacctTCTCCATCACCACCCCCTCCATATGTCTACAaatccccaccaccaccatctccatCACCTCCTCCTCCATACATTTACAAGTCACCACCCCCACCATCTCCATCACCCCCACCGCCATATGTTTATAAATCCCCTCCACCGCCATCACCATCGCCACCACCTCCTTATGTTtacaaatctccaccaccaccctctCCATCACCTCCTCCTCCATACGTTTACAAGTCACCACCCCCACCATCTCCATCACCTCCACCACCGTATGTTTATAaatccccaccaccaccatcgccaccaccaccaccacctccttaTGTTTACAAGTCTCCACCTCCTCCATCTccatcaccacctcctccaTATGTATACAAgtcgccgccaccaccatctcCATCACCTCCACCACCTTATGTCCATAaatcaccgccaccaccatctccatctccacCACCTCCTTATGTGTACAAATCGCCACCTCCACCATCTCCTTCACCCCCACCTCCTTATGTCTACAAATCCCCACCTCCTCCATCCCCGTCACCTCCTCCTCCATATGTATACAAgtcaccaccaccgccatccCCCTCACCCCCGCCGCCATATGTTTACAAGTCTCCACCACCGCCTTCTCCCTCACCCCCACCTCCTTATGTGTACAAATCACCCCCACCACCCTCACCATTGCCACCACCTCCATACTACTACAGCTCTCCACCTCCTCCAGTCTACTAA